A window from Drosophila yakuba strain Tai18E2 chromosome 3L, Prin_Dyak_Tai18E2_2.1, whole genome shotgun sequence encodes these proteins:
- the LOC6532924 gene encoding neurobeachin-like protein 1 isoform X1, whose product MDNKKDIYNLWVQYTTKNDETHFRQFVARFVAIWRSQLQLDFQAENCPMWHEVQPDSGPHLGRLPDELLPAIGKFIIVARDVCETEGKMDEKAIEEVAILVDCLVIVCRHFDNILAIIKYEYKPNLIAILSRVFKQQMELPQSVPAISHLFSSFSAFLEVMYDPYLTWRSFVRGQSADYSRLSYKPHSVHVEIVPFIYDCFQEEKLIQYAEIGESLLNILGAVICGSQLQLKVQKSLNSTSTLTNRNTNALTTSSLAPCSGDGLLDCDNLRNGMKAICPATVSITMSILRQWESVNNLRRVALQCYALMVIVLQKSSPEERQIDLVTLVQLYCDALQELLTTKHFDSGDANFDITSDADQDVAIDMSALSSTVAAVKFFVTGDAGVSEAVSDSNLLELLTNLPKLIKPWHISHTSSLCSTMEALAALTRHSPQSAAQLRQGERIERLFASLQDFGNPTVDLLDTCFMLGYDESEHLLLLPEVMLRLLNWVPTLQEREQLHVTSLVLKGCTDNYRTKSVACGSHIIKAVCSCLLTAESLAENCVQNLIKLIEELSKLSIVPAELKCILSLLRQGTKFPQFKQLQQTLVVIALQSLRGSNSCAEFFSIEQPTDGILVPDIRNWTISGSYGFIFHILVRFNQVKEQSNSRRMLLTLQTASGSGFEVFVQPNGNVVVAALTRREYLTSSTATKTLMDGQWHYLTVAITPPKRPFSYSQINIYVDFVQKLSATLKVQAVNEPFTVCSIGAVVAPPQPGEVAKTGIMPRSSSQESGSSGYKGMLPSLLERTLSANVSNYFTLPMRTQTAFDPNVKNFPIGMQDTVFGEQTCLNGHLGGVLLADPTTSLKTIFDAGSNFSSIFSQDNDLLELNSRFVFCYAPGAVWHGTCQDLIPGGKYPGRINAQHCKIVKIQETINSIGGISAILPMLHRLITSDQTTDISIGSVSEESLSCAPTPSAEEFTDWEMLSSNSYTEWKMLQHPLASFLCLLRYLTHEHETNQEQLLSSECLAIVGTMLQRCPPSLFDVNALMATHLLMESLQGHKAEAGGQLLDALYAHIVFDFAIWSRLQFQITLGHAQYLSAMIKNDRKFFRKRYAVQFVLDVVRQYYSTPDSISDDDAKTIRATLFGIIKFYLQKEVNIKEVNSMITFLASVRQDVVLVEFLEMMTFYVRGKNCKDQMVLLLHEPQSANLIYNFFVDKSYSNEIQEAAIRFISGLLATSRVHQKYKQVLRLYDQTTEQSMFPGFFSFITPLSLSSTILFHLVDEMLGLQPDYAGLIFLVYHVSSCDLPVKLEIAKRLLQTTFVKQQSTVAMARQTGWQESIARLLIRKPLTSSPPDEEKRRSFGINLDVLLEDNSNFLAQADLITFSEQEIGLAQLQQQQQEELSDSGLILNEIQASVTEAATVIESEIKELAESVSGAVVENANSLFSVIRQTTHDLQDTFESLTLGSSTDTADGPQTPSIQREESLSSDTSSQSPHGPPKKSDSLESTSAFDFVADGDVDTEEQLVYLVSNTLFNIFWRGIPNDHPQCWQERGQVLGCINLLALNNELITSHLSLRLRILEMAVQASLFDLSEHGSQTLVNQENASHILRMVYELVVLGSNEDESKKCSTKLLDGVLALLDALMIFQQGSSDDWSDMIRLCLGLLLKCSHHPNPGIVAMATAKLHAILQSRSTEDPAELSYLLFSINRALDNAIEVGNPEEYSFLMPVMKALLEKCRIAFNLDSTLPDLPSTSSGPVFFNDFQMYSTSKKWRNFIERMVKPLYDRYQRDIELHLWEPINRFWAECYESCKAASKQRATNQAENRRLFQQKIYMPWKVRQVEEMQRLQAAALQHKTIDSHIRKRWKTAKRFLYGPRGPWYTGEVDEEFWKLSPHENVARMRLKLEPQLYPNKHENAANLRDNATSAYDTKEISEFDSTIKNAVVRDFLADDESSQLEEELRQLIDTQAQQDVALEKLVMSQDCELITLMTKVKGRIEVNQSVFTFVDLSPPTEDGSKYDFRFSTNKIREVHLRKYNLRRSALEIFLVDQTSYFLNFTTKTRNKVFTKIVGLPLPNILYGSGRSPAELLRASGLTQRWINREISNFEYLMYLNTIAGRSYNDLSQYPVFPWILADYTSDVLDLTDPKSFRDLSKPIGCINPKNEAEVRGKYDSFEDPSGAIPKFHYGTHYSNSAGVLHYLLRVEPFTSLHIELQSGRFDVADRQFHSIPQTWKLLMDNPNDVKELIPEFFYFPEFLKNMNKFDLGHLQITKEKVDDVILPAWATTPEEFIAIHRRALESEYVSQHLHHWIDLIFGYKQKGPKAAEALNVFYYCSYEGAVDLDKITNPVEREAVEGMINNFGQVPSQLLREPHPRRLTQDETALKLVRAELRRPDLTQFLDKVVQYYCELSTPKDPIVYLSPPRSPPRSFLQLSPDVLVSISKSTILGCNSWLSFDKDQGFLLEIDATTANLKNRKRIFGPFHSSQQPHSQLFAVSTDGKLLYAGGIWDNSLRVYNLNKGKAVASVTRHLDIITCIALDNCGSYLVTGSRDCTCIVWSIQTNQQGGGSTNNIPVHALTGQSHLQAITQLNTQNSYSPKPLTVLYGHDDAICSVAIYTELDLVVSGSLDGTVNVYTLQEGQFVRTLKPIGCTESCVQISFVTLSYHGHIAFSALDDTSHSVHVYSINGCSLGSKYVSGRVTGLASASDYLVVADDAGDITMSRLHGLKPVFDIPLHVPIQTVVVTPGNTHILAPLRDGRLAVIAVQLPSGGNKKHSVLNV is encoded by the exons ATGGACAATAAGAAGGATATATACAATCTGTGGGTGCAGTACACGACAAAG AACGATGAAACCCACTTCCGGCAATTTGTGGCCCGCTTTGTGGCCATTTGGAGGAGCCAACTGCAGCTGGACTTTCAGGCGGAAAATTGCCCCATGTGGCACGAGGTTCAGCCGGATAGTGGTCCTCACTTGGGCCGCCTGCCGGATGAACTGCTGCCCGCCATCGGTAAATTCATCATTGTGGCCAGAGATGTCTGCGAAACGGAGGGGAAAATGGACGAGAAGGCCATCGAAGAAGTGGCCATACTCGTGGATTGTCTGGTGATCGTGTGTCGGCACTTTGACAATATACTGGCCATCATCAAGTATGAATACAAGCCGAATTTGATCGCCATACTCTCCCGGGTGTTTAAACAA CAAATGGAGCTGCCTCAGAGCGTGCCCGCTATAAGCCACCTGTTCAGCAGTTTCTCCGCTTTCCTGGAGGTCATGTATGATCCATATCTGACGTGGCGCAGCTTTGTGCGAGGCCAGTCAGCAGACTACAGTCGTCTTTCCTACAAGCCCCACTCGGTTCATGTGGAAATTGTACCTTTTATTTATG ATTGCTTTCAGGAGGAGAAGCTCATCCAGTATGCGGAAATTGGTGAAAGCCTGCTGAACATCCTGGGCGCTGTGATTTGCGGCTCGCAG ctgcaGTTGAAAGTGCAGAAGTCTCTAAACTCGACCTCGACCCTGACAAATAGAAATACTAACGCTCTAACCACTTCTTCACTTGCCCCCTGCTCGGGTGATGGGCTGCTAGACTGTGATAACTTG CGCAATGGTATGAAGGCCATTTGCCCCGCCACGGTGTCCATCACCATGAGTATCCTGCGGCAGTGGGAGAGTGTCAATAATCTGCGCCGCGTAGCCCTACAATGCTATGCGCTGATGGTCATTGTGCTGCAGAAATCTAGTCCGGAAGAA CGCCAAATAGACCTAGTTACGTTAGTTCAACTTTATTGTGATGCTCTCCAAGAGCTGCTGACCACAAAGCACTTTGATAGCGGGGATGCCAATTTCGATATAACCAGCGATGCTGACCAGGATGTGGCCATCGACATGTCTGCACTGTCCTCCACCGTAGCGGCTGTTAAATTCTTTGTGACAGGCGATGCAGGTGTTAGTGAAGCCGTTTCCGATTCCAATCTACTGGAACTGCTCACCAATCTGCCAAAGCTTATAAAA CCCTGGCACATATCCCATACAAGTTCCTTATGTAGCACCATGGAGGCTTTGGCCGCTTTGACGCGCCACTCCCCTCAATCTGCGGCCCAGTTGCGACAGGGTGAGCGGATCGAGAGGCTCTTCGCCAGCCTGCAGGATTTTGGCAATCCAACAGTGGATCTTCTGGACACGTGTTTCATGCTTGGCTACGATGAAAGTGAACACCTTTTGCTGCTACCCGAAGTTATGCTCCGATTGCTCAATTGGGTGCCAACGCTCCAGGAGCGGGAACAGCTGCACGTGACCAGTCTTGTGCTCAAGGGCTGCACCGACAACTACAGAAC AAAATCTGTGGCATGTGGCAGTCATATCATCAAGGCAGTATGTAGTTGCCTCCTGACGGCGGAATCTCTAGCCGAGAACTGTGTTCAGAATCTCATTAAGTTGATAGAGGAATTAAGCAAGCTCAGTATTGTACCCGCGGAGCTTAAGTGCATATTATCGCTGTTGCGGCAGGGAACAAAGTTTCCACAGTTCAAGCAGCTTCAGCAG ACTCTAGTTGTAATTGCTTTGCAGAGTTTAAGAGGCAGCAATTCATGCGCCGAGTTCTTTTCAATTGAGCAACCGACGGATGGCATTCTTGTACCCGATATTCGTAACTGGACTATATCCGGCTCATATGGCTTCATCTTTCACATTCTGGTTCGATTCAATCAAGTGAAGGAGCAGTCAAACAGTCGGCGAATGCTGCTTACACTACAGACAGCCAGTGGCAGTGGTTTCGAGGTCTTTGTGCAGCCAAATGGAAACGTTGTGGTTGCCGCATTGACTCGGCGGGAATACCTCACTTCCTCTACTGCCACCAAAACACTTATGGATGGCCAATGGCATTACCTTACCGTGGCCATAACGCCCCCAAAACGACCATTTTCATATAGTCAGATTAACATCTATGTGGATTTTGTTCAGAAGCTGAGTGCCACCCTAAAAGTTCAGGCAGTTAATGAACCATTTACTGTCTGCTCCATCGGCGCAGTGGTGGCTCCACCACAACCAGGTGAAGTAGCTAAGACTGGGATTATGCCCAGGTCTTCATCCCAGGAGAGCGGATCCAGTGGCTACAAAGGAATGCTCCCAAGCCTACTTGAGCGAACCCTGTCTGCAAAT GTTTCAAACTACTTCACCTTACCGATGCGCACACAGACGGCATTTGATCCTAATGTGAAGAACTTTCCCATCGGAATGCAGGATACTGTGTTTGGAGAGCAAACTTGTCTTAATGGACACCTGGGCGGTGTTCTTCTGGCGGATCCAACCACCAgcttaaaaacaattttcgacGCGGGCTCCAACTTCAGTTCCATTTTCTCACAGGACAATGATCTCCTGGAACTCAACTCGCGCTTTGTTTTCTGTTACGCTCCGGGAGCAGTGTGGCATGGAACCTGCCAGGACTTGATACCAGGAGGAAAGTATCCAGGAAGGATTAATGCTCAGCACTGCAAAATTGTTAAGATCCAGGAGACAATCAATAGTATCGGAGGTATCAGTGCAATATTACCCATGCTGCATAGGCTAATCACATCGGATCAGACGACAGACATCTCTATTGGCAGTGTAAGCGAGGAGTCCTTGTCCTGCGCACCGACGCCCTCGGCTGAAGAGTTCACTGACTGGGAGATGCTATCCTCGAACTCATACACCGAGTGGAAAATGCTGCAACATCCGCTGGCCAGTTTTCTGTGCCTGCTGCGCTACCTCACACATGAGCACGAAACAAACCAAGAACAACTGCTGAGTAGCGAATGTCTGGCCATTGTGGGCACAATGCTCCAACGCTGTCCGCCATCTTTATTCGATGTTAATGCGCTGATGGCCACCCACCTGCTGATGGAGTCGCTGCAGGGACATAAGGCGGAAGCAGGTGGACAGCTGTTGGACGCTTTGTATGCTCACATTGTCTTCGACTTTGCTATTTGGTCGCGTCTGCAGTTTCAAATAACCCTGGGACACGCCCAATACCTCAGTGCCATGATTAAAAATGACAGAAAGTTCTTCCGCAAGCGTTATGCCGTCCAGTTTGTGCTGGACGTGGTGCGTCAATACTACTCCACACCGGACAGCATCAGCGATGACGATGCTAAAACCATTCGAGCCACGCTCTTCGGCATCATTAAGTTTTATCTGCAAAAAGAAGTTAACATAAAGGAGGTCAATTCGATGATTACGTTTCTGGCTTCTGTACGGCAAGATGTCGTACTTGTGGAGTTCCTTGAAATGATGACCTTCTATGTGCGCGGTAAGAACTGCAAGGATCAGATGGTTCTACTTCTGCACGAGCCTCAGTCGGCCAATCTTATATACAACTTCTTCGTGGACAAGAGCTACAGTAATGAGATTCAGGAGGCAGCAATAAGG TTTATTAGCGGACTGTTGGCCACATCGCGTGTGCATCAGAAGTATAAGCAAGTGCTTCGATTGTACGATCAGACTACCGAGCAGAGCATGTTCCCAGGATTTTTCTCTTTCATTACACCGCTCTCCCTGAGCTCTACAATCCTGTTTCATTTGGTTGATGAAATGCTGGGATTACAGCCTGACTATGCCGGTCTTATATTTCTGGTCTACCATGTGAGCAGCTGTGATCTTCCCGTGAAACTGGAGATCGCCAAACGACTGCTTCAAACCACCTTCGTCAAGCAGCAGTCCACAGTAGCGATGGCAAGGCAAACGGGATGGCAGGAGTCCATTGCCCGTCTGCTCATCCGCAAACCTTTAACCAGTTCTCCGCCAGACGAGGAGAAGCGTCGCAGTTTTGGTATAAATCTCGACGTGCTGTTGGAAGACAACTCAAACTTCCTGGCGCAGGCCGATCTCATTACATTTTCCGAGCAGGAGATTGGCCTCGCacaattgcagcagcagcagcaagaggAGCTGAGCGACAGTGGCCTAATACTAAACGAAATCCAAGCTAGTGTTACAGAAGCAGCCACAGTTATCGAGAGTGAAATCAAAG aaTTGGCTGAATCTGTCTCTGGAGCTGTGGTTGAAAATGCTAACAGTTTGTTTTCGGTCATTCGACAAACCACTCATGATCTGCAGGACACTTTCGAGTCCCTGACGTTGGGCAGCTCGACGGACACTGCTGATGGTCCACAGACGCCTTCGATTCAGCGCGAGGAATCTTTAAGCTCCGACACCTCCTCGCAGTCGCCTCATGGTCCTCCCAAGAAAAGTGACTCCTTGGAG AGCACCTCCGCCTTTGACTTTGTGGCCGATGGCGACGTGGACACCGAGGAACAGTTGGTTTATCTAGTCTCAAACACGCTATTCAACATTTTCTGGCGCGGCATCCCTAACGATCATCCGCAGTGCTGGCAGGAGCGTGGCCAGGTGCTGGGCTGCATTAATTTGCTGGCTCTGAACAACGAGTTGATTACTTCGCATCTCTCGCTGCGCCTACGCATCTTGGAGATGGCCGTGCAGGCCTCTCTCTTCGATCTATCGGAGCACGGCAGTCAAACGCTAGTCAATCAGGAGAATGCATCACACATCCTGCGCATGGTTTATGAATTGGTGGTTCTGGGCTCAAACGAAGATGAGTCCAAGAAGTGCTCTACGAAACTTTTGGATGGTGTGCTAGCATTGCTGGACGCCCTGATGATCTTCCAACAGGGCTCCTCCGACGATTGGTCGGATATGATTCGTTTGTGTTTGGGTCTTTTGCTCAAGTGCTCGCATCATCCGAATCCCGGTATTGTTGCCATGGCAACGGCCAAGCTGCATGCTATACTCCAAAGTCGTTCTACGGAAGATCCCGCGGAGCTGTCGTATCTTCTATTTAGCATCAACCGAGCTCTGGATAATGCCATTGAAG ttGGCAATCCGGAAGAGTACTCATTCCTGATGCCTGTGATGAAAGCACTGCTGGAGAAATGCCGCATAGCCTTCAATTTGGATTCCACTCTACCTGATCTGCCCTCAACTTCCTCTGGTCCCGTCTTTTTCAATGATTTCCAAATGTACAGCACCAGCAAAAAGTGGAGGAACTTCATTGAACGAATG GTGAAGCCACTGTACGATCGCTACCAGCGCGACATCGAGTTGCATCTGTGGGAGCCCATCAACCGATTCTGGGCGGAATGCTACGAGTCCTGCAAGGCTGCCTCCAAGCAGAGGGCCACAAACCAGGCGGAGAACAGGCGCCTCTTCCAGCAGAAGATCTACATGCCGTGGAAGGTGCGCCAGGTGGAGGAGATGCAGCGACTGCAGGCGGCTGCACTGCAGCACAAGACCATCGACAGTCACATACGGAAGCGCTGGAAGACCGCCAAGCGTTTCTTGTACGGCCCACGCGGACCATGGTACACTGG GGAAGTGGATGAGGAGTTCTGGAAGCTATCGCCACATGAGAACGTGGCGCGGATGCGTCTGAAACTGGAGCCCCAATTATATCCAAACAAACACGAAAATGCCGCCAATCTTCGCGACAATGCGACCAGTGCCTACGACACCAA GGAAATCTCGGAATTTGACTCCACCATCAAGAATGCCGTGGTGCGCGATTTCCTGGCTGACGACGAAAGTTCCCAACTGGAGGAGGAACTGCGTCAACTGATCGACACGCAAGCGCAACAGGATGTGGCACTGGAGAAGCTAGTCATGTCCCAGGACTGTGAGCTGATCACACTGATGACCAAGGTGAAGGGACGCATAGAGGTTAACCAGAGCGTGTTCACGTTTGTGGACTTGAGTCCGCCAACGGAAGATGGTTCCAAATACGACTTCAGGTTCTCCACCAACAAGATACGTGAGGTGCATCTGCGAAAGTACAATCTGCGCAGAAGTGCTCTGGAAATCTTCCTGGTGGATCAGACCAGCTACTTCCTTAACTTTACAACAAAG ACTCGCAATAAAGTTTTCACGAAAATCGTGGGTCTACCGCTTCCAAACATACTCTACGGCTCGGGAAGATCGCCGGCTGAGCTGCTGAGAGCCTCGGGACTCACCCAGAGATGGATCAACCGTGAGATTTCCAACTTTGAATACTTGATGTACCTAAACACTATCGCAG GTCGATCCTACAATGATCTAAGCCAATACCCCGTCTTCCCCTGGATCCTTGCTGATTACACCAGTGACGTGCTGGATCTAACCGATCCCAAATCATTCCGTGACCTATCCAAACCAATTGGATGC ATAAACCCGAAAAACGAGGCCGAGGTGCGCGGTAAATATGATTCATTCGAGGATCCCTCTGGTGCCATACCCAAGTTCCACTATGGAACCCACTACTCCAACTCGGCCGGCGTGCTCCACTATTTGCTCCGCGTTGAACCGTTCACCTCGCTGCACATTGAACTGCAGAGCGGTCGTTTCGATGTGGCCGATCGTCAATTCCACTCGATACCTCAGACGTGGAAGTTGCTGATGGACAATCCGAATGACGTGAAGGAGTTGATTCCCGAGTTCTTTTACTTCCCAGAGTTCCTCAAGAACATGAATAA ATTTGACTTGGGCCACTTacaaataaccaaagaaaAGGTGGACGATGTCATATTGCCAGCTTGGGCCACAACACCGGAGGAGTTTATAGCTATACACCGACGGGCTTTGGAATCGGAGTATGTTAGCCAGCATCTGCACCACTGGATTGACCTGATCTTTGGGTACAAGCAGAAGGGACCCAAGGCAGCGGAGGCTCTAAACGTGTTCTACTATTGCTCCTATGAAGGAGCTGTGGACTTGGACAAGATCACCAATCCTGTCGAACGGGAGGCGGTTGAAG GAATGATTAATAACTTTGGCCAAGTGCCTTCCCAGCTGCTGCGGGAGCCACATCCCCGACGACTTACCCAGGATGAGACAGCTCTCAAGCTCGTACGTGCTGAGCTCCGAAGGCCGGATCTCACACAGTTTCTGGACAAGGTGGTGCAGTACTACTGCGAGCTGTCCACGCCCAAGGATCCCATTGTGTACCTGAGTCCGCCGCGAAGTCCTCCGAGATCCTTCCTGCAGCTGAGTCCCGATGTTCTAGTCAGCATTTCCAAGTCTACCATACTGGGCTGCAATTCGTGGCTATCGTTCGATAAGGACCAGGGATTCCTGCTGGAAATTGATGCCACAACGGCTAATCTAAA GAACCGCAAGAGAATCTTTGGACCCTTCCACTCGTCACAGCAACCGCATTCACAGCTATTTGCGGTGAGCACGGATGGCAAGCTGCTTTATGCCGGCGGCATCTGGGATAACTCCTTAAGGGTGTACAATCTGAACAAGGGCAAGGCGGTGGCTTCGGTGACCCGCCACCTGGACATCATCACCTGCATAGCCCTGGACAATTGTGGCTCGTACTTGGTTACCGGCTCACGTGACTGCACCTGTATTGTGTGGAGCATCCAAACAAATCAGCAGGGTGGCGGATCCACCAACAACATTCCAGTTCATGCGCTGACGGGTCAGTCGCACCTTCAGGCCATTACCCAGCTGAACACCCAGAATAGCTATTCACCCAAGCCCTTGACGGTGCTCTATGGTCACGACGATGCCATTTGCAGTGTAGCCATCTACACGGAACTGGATCTGGTGGTCTCTGGATCCCTG gATGGAACAGTTAACGTGTATACACTTCAGGAAGGTCAATTTGTTAGAACGCTTAAGCCCATTGGATGCACTGAGTCCTGTGTTCAAATCTCATTCGTAACCCTTTCTTATCATG GTCACATTGCGTTTAGTGCACTGGATGACACCTCGCACTCGGTGCACGTGTACAGCATCAATGGCTGCAGTCTGGGCTCCAAATATGTTTCCGGCAGGGTGACGGGATTGGCCAGTGCCTCCGACTATCTGGTGGTGGCTGATGATGCAGGCGACATCACCATGAGCCGGCTACATGG CTTGAAGCCCGTCTTCGACATTCCGCTGCACGTGCCCATCCAGACGGTGGTGGTCACTCCGGGCAACACCCACATTCTGGCGCCGCTGCGAGACGGACGCCTGGCGGTGATCGCCGTGCAACTGCCCTCCGGCGGCAACAAGAAGCATTCCGTGCTAAATGTTTAG